In the genome of Bradyrhizobium arachidis, one region contains:
- a CDS encoding DMT family transporter, whose product MNHNQEALTARAAPILFVVLWSTGFIGTKYVINNADPLTYLAIRMAIVVGLMAIIAGIARPKWPDRAGIAHSAVAGILVHGFYLGGTAIAIAHSIPAGLSALIPGLQPILTSTIANRWLGEKVTPVQWGGLVLGLGGVVMILHNRPMTGEAGLGWLASVVSLISITLGTLYQRRYCNHIDWRAGNLVQYVSVTVFFAIGAFLFEDRVVHWTREFVLALAWLAVALSIGSIGLLYWLIRHAAATSVAGLFYLVPAVTALMAYLLFGEKLDALAIAGMAMCAAAVFVVNRRF is encoded by the coding sequence ATGAACCATAATCAAGAAGCCCTGACCGCCCGCGCCGCGCCGATCCTGTTCGTCGTGCTCTGGAGCACCGGATTCATCGGCACCAAATACGTCATCAACAACGCCGATCCCTTGACCTATCTCGCCATCCGCATGGCGATCGTGGTCGGCCTGATGGCGATCATCGCCGGCATCGCGCGGCCGAAATGGCCGGATCGTGCCGGCATTGCGCATAGCGCAGTTGCCGGGATCCTCGTTCATGGCTTCTATCTCGGCGGCACCGCGATCGCGATCGCGCATTCGATCCCGGCCGGACTCTCGGCGCTGATTCCGGGTCTGCAGCCTATCCTGACCTCGACCATCGCCAACCGCTGGCTCGGCGAGAAGGTGACGCCGGTGCAATGGGGCGGGCTCGTGCTGGGTCTCGGCGGCGTGGTGATGATCCTGCACAACCGCCCGATGACCGGCGAAGCCGGGCTCGGCTGGCTCGCCTCGGTGGTCTCTCTGATCAGCATCACGCTCGGCACGCTCTATCAGCGCCGCTACTGCAACCACATCGACTGGCGCGCGGGCAATCTCGTGCAATACGTCTCCGTCACCGTCTTCTTCGCAATTGGCGCCTTCCTGTTCGAGGACCGCGTGGTGCACTGGACGCGCGAGTTCGTGCTCGCGTTGGCCTGGCTCGCCGTCGCGCTCTCGATCGGATCGATCGGGCTGCTGTACTGGTTGATCCGCCACGCCGCGGCGACCTCGGTTGCGGGCCTGTTCTATCTTGTGCCGGCGGTGACCGCGCTGATGGCCTATCTGCTGTTCGGCGAGAAGCTCGATGCGCTGGCGATTGCCGGCATGGCGATGTGCGCAGCCGCGGTGTTCGTGGTCAACCGACGGTTCTAG
- a CDS encoding host attachment protein has product MDKMRLDKGNWLVVCDGRKALILENRGDEMFPNLHTREVHEQPNPATSAQGSDAPGRLHGAAGGARSSVEQTDWHDEAERAFLRSLAGRLDAAVSTGETSALTMVASPRALGMIRADYSDVLRKALQGEVGKDLVKPPVYEIEKQLLRSGAGR; this is encoded by the coding sequence ATGGATAAAATGAGATTGGACAAGGGTAATTGGCTGGTCGTGTGCGACGGGCGCAAGGCGCTCATTCTGGAAAACCGCGGCGACGAGATGTTTCCGAACCTCCACACCAGGGAGGTGCACGAGCAGCCCAATCCGGCGACCAGCGCGCAAGGAAGCGATGCGCCGGGTCGATTGCATGGGGCGGCCGGTGGCGCTCGCAGTTCGGTCGAGCAGACCGACTGGCACGATGAGGCCGAGCGCGCCTTCCTGCGGAGCCTTGCTGGCCGGCTCGATGCCGCCGTCAGTACGGGCGAGACCTCGGCCCTGACCATGGTAGCCTCACCACGCGCGCTCGGCATGATCCGCGCCGACTATTCGGACGTCCTGCGCAAGGCGCTGCAAGGCGAGGTCGGCAAGGACCTCGTCAAGCCGCCGGTCTACGAGATCGAGAAGCAGCTGCTGCGGTCGGGCGCCGGCCGATAG
- a CDS encoding AraC family transcriptional regulator, whose protein sequence is MLFDALVPSSALQLIGFADVDAFRPIESMEDARSIPLDVSNFAAARAVVSLPACRIIVMKSFARILDAAYRMPGGMVILSMTDDLQVNANGMDLDARFFVALRGNEECHFVEPQTNHYAMIIFSPGLKDRGWFDHADDLRAYVANRPALLHTRQLLLDILRTASVQPFLFETTEAAAHLQEGLLLALDDLFRIEPPSHRSASVQADRSAKLVQRIDDYVAAYPTAPIYTADLAGEFGVSIRTLGGAVSQVRGMSLHQYIRLKRLWATRARLLKGGGATVATCARAQGFHHLGEFAAAYRATFHEAPSDTLARGRQTRFSAD, encoded by the coding sequence ATGTTGTTCGACGCCCTTGTCCCGTCCTCCGCGCTTCAACTGATCGGCTTTGCCGACGTCGATGCGTTTCGGCCGATCGAGTCGATGGAGGACGCGAGAAGCATTCCGCTCGACGTCTCGAACTTCGCCGCAGCCCGCGCCGTCGTTTCGCTGCCGGCATGCCGCATCATCGTGATGAAGTCATTCGCGCGCATCCTCGACGCTGCCTATCGGATGCCGGGCGGGATGGTGATCCTGTCCATGACCGACGACCTTCAGGTCAATGCCAACGGAATGGATCTCGACGCGCGCTTCTTCGTTGCGCTCCGCGGCAACGAAGAGTGCCATTTCGTCGAACCGCAGACCAATCATTATGCGATGATCATCTTCTCTCCCGGCCTGAAAGACCGGGGTTGGTTCGACCATGCCGACGATCTGCGGGCCTATGTCGCCAACAGGCCCGCGCTGCTGCACACGCGGCAGCTGCTGCTCGACATTCTGCGAACCGCATCGGTGCAGCCGTTCCTGTTCGAAACCACCGAGGCCGCCGCCCATCTCCAGGAGGGCCTGCTGCTCGCGCTCGATGACTTGTTCCGGATCGAGCCGCCCTCGCATCGGAGCGCCTCGGTTCAGGCCGACCGGTCGGCCAAACTGGTGCAACGGATCGACGACTACGTCGCAGCCTATCCGACCGCCCCGATTTACACCGCCGATCTCGCCGGCGAGTTCGGCGTCTCGATCCGCACGCTCGGCGGCGCGGTCAGCCAAGTGCGCGGCATGAGCCTGCACCAGTACATCCGTCTCAAAAGGCTATGGGCCACCCGCGCCCGGCTCCTGAAAGGCGGCGGTGCCACCGTCGCCACATGCGCGCGCGCCCAGGGTTTCCATCATCTCGGCGAGTTCGCCGCGGCCTATCGCGCGACGTTCCACGAGGCGCCCTCCGACACGCTGGCGCGGGGCCGGCAGACCAGGTTTTCGGCGGACTGA
- a CDS encoding VOC family protein: protein MPFVVTWDHVHLRSPDPEATATWLRDVLGGEIVHAPGRIDVNLGGAKIFIAPLEGDNAVNPPPPHPHQGLDHFGLTVKDIDAVAAEIKAKGVTFTREPTTIRPGVRICFIRGPEGISIELLERDKKYT from the coding sequence ATGCCATTCGTCGTCACCTGGGATCACGTCCATCTGCGCAGCCCCGATCCGGAGGCCACGGCGACCTGGCTGCGGGACGTCTTGGGTGGTGAGATCGTGCACGCTCCCGGGCGGATCGACGTGAACCTCGGCGGCGCAAAAATCTTCATCGCGCCGCTTGAGGGCGACAACGCCGTCAACCCGCCGCCCCCGCACCCGCATCAAGGCCTCGACCATTTCGGCCTCACGGTGAAGGACATCGATGCCGTCGCGGCCGAGATCAAGGCCAAGGGCGTCACCTTCACGCGCGAGCCGACCACGATCCGCCCCGGCGTGCGCATATGCTTCATCCGCGGCCCGGAAGGCATCTCCATCGAGCTGCTCGAGCGCGACAAGAAATACACCTGA